A genomic window from Salvelinus alpinus chromosome 10, SLU_Salpinus.1, whole genome shotgun sequence includes:
- the LOC139532373 gene encoding phospholipid phosphatase-related protein type 3-like, which translates to MMSSPKAKTKKKPPKDSMTLLPCFYFIELPIVLSSLVSLYFMELTDLLSPATPGFHCYDRDLSLPYLETGDELFPLLMLLSLAFAGPAASIMLGEGLVYCYQSRVKQSKADGSIIAGGCNFNSFLRRTVRFVGVHVFGLLATALMTDIIQLATGYPTPFFLTVCQPNYTLPGISCDQNNYITQDICSGKDLYAILSARKTFPSQHATLSGFAAVYISMYLNSVISSSTKLVKPVLVFGYCLAAGIAGLTQITQHRCHPRDVYVGYAIGAGIGVYLSLYAVGNFRSSEEDCLPQPVRRAASPPQQQREVVVRGRAQRGHVSQHSSLYRSKTPRTSDSREELGTGRCKVRREKASVASLKRASADVELLAPRGPMGKETMVTFSNTLPRVANGSSSISPPGDDPSNQRHMTFHLSFDPRRSQPRLRPPLVQEWRQQRSTERRSEEEGETDTSGGGEGGAGGGGEAGETGVMNPPSLYPTVQSAIRAVATATPAPAPLVHVPKEGIRHPPSVSPLPPTVSPLPPSVSSLPPPVSPKSAVTRAKLMSLNQGGERAREGPIPVTTPRVPTQPPNQPRVAQVIAMSKQHGPISSSAKGSDSASSCGGGSSTGSSESPYYRVPSDHDSHTGSVTGSIVTIDAHAPHHPVVRVSSSASTRSNGTPGARVTAAGNGSPWERRNTTSGSLGSVGEQGQRGALQRQEKVTALEYREYRTLPVKSDSICSSSPSQTDPSPLPPPPQPISSPLPPFSSSPLPPPPQPISSPLPPFSSSPLPPPPQPISSPLPPFSSSPLPPPPQPISSPLPPPSPPFYSPLPPPPPPFYSPLPPPPHPDLLLDSYSPPLPRSMTLPRRPTVSAHSRADQEVYYKTMQTERRL; encoded by the exons GCTGATGTTACTGAGCCTGGCCTTCGCAGGACCGGCTGCCTCG atCATGCTGGGTGAAGGGCTGGTGTATTGTTACCAGTCCAGAGTCAAACAGAGTAAAGCTGATGGATCCATCATCGCTGGAGGGTGTAACTTCAACTCCTTCCTACGGAGGACTGTTCGCTTTGTTG gTGTTCATGTGTTTGGTCTCCTGGCAACAGCCCTAATGACAGACATCATCCAGTTGGCTACTGGTTATCCCACCCCTTTCTTCCTGACTGTCTGTCAGCCCAATTACACGCTGCCTGGGATATCATGTGACCAGAACAATTACATCACACAGGACATCTGCTCTGGGAAAGATCTGTATGCCATCCTGTcagccag gAAAACATTTCCGTCCCAGCATGCAACGCTTTCTGGCTTTGCTGCTGTCTACATCTCT atgtattTGAACAGTGTGATTAGCAGCAGTACTAAGCTGGTGAAGCCGGTGCTGGTGTTTGGATACTGTCTGGCTGCAGGCATAGCCGGACTGACTCAGATCACACAACACCGCTGCCATCCCAGAGACGTCTATGTTGGCTACGCCATAGGAGCTGGCATAGGAGTCTacctg TCTCTGTATGCAGTAGGTAACTTCAGGTCATCCGAGGAGGACTGCCTCCCCCAGCCTGTCCGGAGGGCTGCCTCCCCCCCCCAGCAGCagagggaggtggtggtgaggggaAGAGCCCAGAGAGGTCATGTTTCTCAGCACAGCTCTCTGTACCGCAGCAAGACCcccagaacatcagacagcagggAGGAACTGGGGACTGGACGCTGCAAG GTTCGTAGGGAGAAGGCCAGCGTAGCATCTCTGAAGAGGGCCAGTGCTGATGTGGAGCTCCTGGCACCCCGCGGCCCCATGGGAAAGGAAACCATGGTAACATTCAGCAATACCTTACCCCGCGTCGCCAACGGCAGCAGCAGCATCTCGCCCCCCGGAGACGACCCCTCCAACCAGCGTCACATGACCTTCCACCTGTCCTTCGACCCCCGCAGGTCACAACCAAG GCTGCGACCGCCGCTGGTGCAGGAGTGGAGACAGCAGCGCTCTACGGAGAGACGGagcgaggaggagggagagacggacacATCTggcggaggagagggaggtgcaggaggagggggtgaggcaggggagacaggggtgatgaatcctccctccctctatccgaCGGTACAGTCGGCCATTAGAGCCGTTGCCACGGCTACCCCAGCGCCAGCCCCACTGGTGCATGTCCCTAAGGAGGGGATTAGACACCCCCCTTCTGTCTCCCCTCTACCTCCTACGGTCTCCCCTTTGcctccttctgtctcctctctacctccccccgtCTCCCCTAAGAGCGCGGTGACGCGTGCCAAGTTGATGTCACTTAACCAGGGAGGGGAACGAGCCAGGGAGGGGCCTATCCCTGTGACGACTCCGCGTGTGCCCACCCAGCCGCCCAATCAGCCGCGAGTGGCGCAG GTCATTGCCATGTCCAAGCAGCATGGACCAATCAGCTCCTCTGCCAAGGGCTCTGACTCCGCCTCTTCCTGTGGAGGAGGATCTTCAACAGGAAGCTCTGAGTCTCCGTACTACCGGGTCCCCTCTGACCATGACAGCCACACCGGGAGTGTTACCGGGAGTATTGTCACCATAGACGCTCACGCCCCTCATCACCCTGTGGTCAGGGTGTCTAGCAGTGCCAGTACCAGGAGTAACGGGACTCCGGGTGCCAGAGTAACAGCTGCCGGTAACGGGTCCCCCTGGGAGCGGAGGAACACCACCAGCGGGAGCCTGGGGAGCGTCGGTGAGCAGGGCCAGAGGGGGGCGCTGCAGCGCCAGGAGAAAGTCACCGCACTGGAATATCGGGAATACCGAACACTTCCTGTGAAATCAGACTCtatctgctcctcctctcccagCCAGACAGATccctcccccctgcctccccctcctcagcccatctcctctccactccctcccttctcttcctcccccctgcctccccctcctcagcccatctcctctccactccctcccttctcttcctcccccctgcctccccctcctcagcccatctcctctccactccctcccttctcttcctccccgctgcctccccctcctcagcccatctcctccccccttcctcccccttctccacCCTTctactcacccctccctccccctcctccccccttctactcccccctccctccacctcctcatccAGATCTGCTGTTGGACAGttactccccccccctcccccgctcTATGACCCTCCCCCGTCGGCCTACTGTCTCAGCCCACAGCCGCGCTGATCAAGAAGTCTATTACAAGACcatgcagacagagaggagattATAA